One stretch of Chryseobacterium indologenes DNA includes these proteins:
- a CDS encoding T9SS type A sorting domain-containing protein has product MKLRLLLGTLLFTAVTANAQLATINEDFQTFTAGNTAAWPQNNWSNIQNTTSGPWVYVAGTTNKLIQYYSFSAANTAGYLITPQIIAPDGSKTLTFNAALTTGSASGATGTIEVGLVDNPTDMGTFTSIGNIINLTAGNVQYSLPVPASSKQYIAFKIIGSNMHTAIQVDDVVYNTTSSLGVKEHGISKDDVKFTMNADHTSLVFITKKQIKNVQIYSASGQKVAEGKPNGGQFAINSLQEGVYYTSIETEEGTVIPSKFIKK; this is encoded by the coding sequence ATGAAATTAAGATTACTCCTTGGAACACTATTGTTTACAGCTGTTACAGCAAATGCACAATTAGCAACTATAAATGAAGACTTTCAGACATTTACGGCAGGAAATACGGCTGCATGGCCTCAAAACAATTGGTCTAATATCCAAAATACCACCTCTGGCCCTTGGGTTTATGTTGCCGGAACAACTAATAAACTTATACAATACTATAGTTTTTCAGCGGCTAATACTGCTGGCTACCTGATTACTCCACAGATTATTGCTCCTGATGGAAGTAAAACCTTAACCTTTAATGCCGCCCTAACGACAGGGTCTGCTTCAGGTGCTACAGGAACAATAGAAGTTGGTTTAGTAGACAATCCTACTGATATGGGTACATTTACCTCTATTGGAAACATTATTAATCTGACTGCCGGTAATGTGCAGTATTCATTACCAGTACCAGCCTCATCCAAACAGTATATTGCTTTTAAAATCATTGGAAGCAATATGCACACTGCCATTCAGGTGGATGATGTAGTATATAATACAACTTCTTCTTTAGGAGTAAAAGAACATGGAATATCAAAAGATGATGTGAAATTTACAATGAATGCAGATCACACATCCCTTGTATTTATCACGAAAAAACAAATTAAAAATGTGCAAATCTATTCTGCTTCAGGACAGAAAGTAGCAGAAGGGAAACCCAATGGAGGCCAGTTCGCTATCAATAGCTTACAGGAAGGTGTGTATTATACTTCCATTGAGACTGAAGAAGGTACAGTTATTCCATCAAAATTCATTAAAAAATAA
- a CDS encoding TonB-dependent receptor plug domain-containing protein, which produces MKKKVLSILSLSAICWINAQEQDSLNQKKIEEVVVTGQYTQQSINKSIYKVEVINAVQIKNMAATNVADVLNQSLNILITSDRNSGNSTASLMGLGGEYTKILIDNIPVVGDIGLGNNIDLTKLNINNVERIEVVRGSMGVDYGSNAVAGVINIITKKNSQKKLILNASVQEETVGKEFDIKKKGEGRHIQTLNIGYNVNENWYVGANINHNDFQGFKGEQQGYKYFEQDGKRGYLWQPKDVLNVDGLVRYNKNKTSIFYKFGFVNEKLNYYNPIVNEYFYDVKNRTYSSNDRDYYTTRYLHQLNVQTKLGPVNYTGDFSYQTQDRKYRDFKYDIPNRKVIGDKDEYQSYNKADVFYSRGVFSNFLDNKKIDFQLGYELDHTSGFAGNIAGSFKGADNIKRKIFNYANFMSVEWNATDWLSLRPGYRLALSDKFDTQHNYSLTARAKVTDNDNFRLVVGSANRFPNFDELYTYMVDSNHDIRGNENLIPETGMTASLNGEKKITTASGWNIGLGASATYLSVKDRIESVTISRQPLKYQYLNLDKYKSYLFEANFKAQKEQLSLAANVAYYGISKQLTDGFITSPNDFFYTLEASAMVNYIIPNVNTTLSLFYKYTGKTQQFTLSSDLKNPTYELGERGDFHMMNFIVTQPFFNQHLEVSLGVKNIFDVTSIRDTTLTGNAHTTTEPKINLFYGRSFFARLSYNF; this is translated from the coding sequence ATGAAGAAGAAGGTGCTTTCAATATTATCATTATCCGCCATCTGCTGGATCAATGCGCAGGAACAAGATTCTCTTAACCAGAAAAAAATAGAAGAAGTTGTTGTTACAGGACAGTATACTCAGCAATCTATCAACAAATCCATTTATAAAGTTGAAGTGATTAATGCTGTACAGATTAAGAATATGGCTGCTACAAATGTTGCAGATGTTTTGAATCAAAGCCTTAATATCCTGATTACTTCTGATCGTAATTCAGGTAATTCTACAGCGAGCTTAATGGGACTTGGCGGGGAGTATACTAAAATCTTAATTGATAATATTCCGGTAGTGGGAGATATAGGATTGGGAAATAATATAGACCTTACTAAACTTAATATTAATAATGTAGAAAGAATAGAAGTCGTAAGAGGCTCTATGGGAGTTGATTACGGAAGTAATGCTGTAGCTGGGGTAATTAATATTATTACAAAGAAGAACAGTCAGAAAAAACTGATACTCAATGCTTCTGTACAGGAGGAAACGGTAGGAAAAGAATTTGATATTAAGAAAAAAGGAGAGGGGAGGCATATCCAAACGTTAAATATTGGCTATAACGTCAATGAAAACTGGTATGTAGGTGCTAATATTAACCATAATGATTTTCAGGGATTCAAAGGAGAGCAACAAGGGTACAAGTATTTTGAACAGGATGGGAAAAGGGGATATCTATGGCAGCCTAAGGATGTTCTTAATGTAGATGGATTGGTAAGGTACAATAAAAATAAAACTTCAATATTCTATAAATTCGGTTTTGTTAACGAAAAACTGAATTATTACAATCCAATTGTCAACGAGTATTTTTATGATGTAAAGAATAGAACCTACTCCTCCAATGACAGAGATTACTATACCACCAGATATTTACATCAGCTTAATGTACAAACTAAATTAGGCCCTGTAAACTATACAGGAGATTTCTCTTATCAGACTCAGGATAGAAAATACAGAGATTTTAAATATGATATTCCAAACAGAAAGGTAATTGGTGATAAAGATGAATATCAGTCTTATAATAAAGCGGATGTCTTTTATTCAAGAGGGGTTTTCAGTAACTTTTTAGATAATAAAAAGATTGATTTCCAATTAGGATATGAATTGGATCATACTTCAGGTTTTGCAGGAAATATTGCAGGAAGCTTTAAGGGGGCAGATAATATAAAAAGAAAAATATTCAATTATGCCAACTTTATGTCTGTTGAATGGAATGCAACAGACTGGTTGTCACTACGCCCTGGGTATCGTTTGGCATTGAGTGATAAATTTGATACACAACATAATTATTCGTTAACTGCCAGAGCAAAAGTTACAGATAATGATAATTTCAGGTTAGTAGTAGGAAGTGCCAACCGCTTTCCAAATTTTGATGAACTCTATACATATATGGTAGATAGTAATCATGATATCAGAGGAAATGAAAATCTTATCCCTGAAACAGGAATGACAGCTTCATTAAATGGAGAAAAAAAGATTACAACCGCTTCCGGATGGAATATTGGGTTGGGAGCAAGTGCTACTTATCTTAGTGTAAAAGACAGGATAGAATCCGTAACAATAAGCAGACAACCTTTAAAATACCAGTATCTTAACCTGGATAAATACAAATCTTATTTGTTTGAAGCTAATTTTAAAGCACAAAAAGAGCAGCTTTCTCTTGCTGCCAATGTTGCTTATTATGGAATTTCAAAACAACTGACAGATGGATTCATCACTTCACCCAATGACTTTTTCTATACATTGGAAGCCAGTGCTATGGTGAACTATATTATTCCAAATGTAAACACTACCTTATCATTATTCTATAAATATACAGGGAAAACACAACAGTTTACCTTGTCTTCTGATCTTAAAAACCCAACCTATGAACTTGGAGAAAGAGGTGATTTCCACATGATGAATTTCATTGTAACACAACCTTTCTTTAACCAACATCTGGAGGTAAGCCTTGGAGTGAAGAATATTTTTGATGTAACTTCTATAAGGGATACAACCCTTACAGGAAATGCCCATACTACCACAGAACCAAAAATTAATTTATTCTACGGCAGAAGCTTCTTTGCCCGATTAAGCTATAATTTTTAA
- a CDS encoding HmuY family protein, protein MKKIIFCLLAGTVFITQSCINANEDPVPVVPSEGVSVKPFVNGSAQPNQVWIDLSDIADGQTGQPRQTVTNRTDWDLAFYSGNEFKVVLNTSIMMAAGKISNITDIEKVKESDVANLKEEVQVANFNPDNVQYIDDVKGNFPSSSTAIQEIKATASENAVYLVNLGKELYTGTIATGSTITGGDDRGWMKVQIVRQGEGYKVKYGQINATGAAIKEVEVKKNKAYHYTFFNLKKNQEVLIQPEKGKWDICFTVFTNIIPSVGSYINADFVTINNIGNVGAYEVKAASSAMVDTFNKFKKENVDDSKFVYNDQRIIGGNWREVGPEGSKVKGDIFYVIKDAAGAYYKIRFVSIVNEKGERGHPTFMYKAL, encoded by the coding sequence ATGAAAAAAATAATATTCTGTCTTTTAGCAGGAACAGTATTTATTACTCAATCCTGCATCAATGCGAATGAAGATCCTGTGCCGGTTGTCCCTTCAGAAGGAGTATCTGTAAAACCGTTTGTGAATGGCTCTGCACAGCCTAATCAGGTATGGATAGACTTAAGTGATATAGCAGATGGACAAACTGGGCAGCCTAGACAAACGGTTACCAACAGAACAGATTGGGATCTTGCATTTTATTCAGGAAATGAATTTAAAGTGGTGTTGAATACATCTATTATGATGGCTGCAGGCAAAATTTCAAATATCACTGACATTGAAAAAGTAAAAGAGTCTGATGTTGCCAATCTAAAAGAAGAGGTACAGGTAGCGAACTTTAATCCAGATAATGTACAGTATATTGATGATGTAAAAGGAAACTTTCCATCCTCATCTACAGCAATACAAGAAATAAAAGCCACAGCATCTGAAAATGCAGTTTACCTGGTTAATCTTGGTAAAGAACTTTATACAGGGACCATCGCTACAGGTTCAACGATCACCGGTGGAGATGACAGAGGCTGGATGAAAGTACAAATTGTAAGACAGGGAGAGGGGTATAAGGTAAAATATGGGCAGATAAATGCTACTGGAGCTGCCATTAAAGAAGTAGAAGTGAAGAAGAATAAAGCTTATCACTATACCTTCTTTAATTTAAAAAAGAATCAGGAAGTACTTATTCAACCTGAAAAAGGAAAATGGGACATTTGTTTTACGGTATTTACGAATATCATTCCAAGTGTAGGAAGCTATATTAATGCAGATTTTGTGACGATCAATAATATAGGGAATGTAGGAGCTTATGAAGTGAAAGCGGCATCATCAGCAATGGTGGATACCTTTAATAAATTTAAAAAAGAGAATGTAGATGATTCTAAATTCGTGTACAATGATCAAAGAATAATCGGAGGGAACTGGAGAGAAGTTGGGCCGGAAGGATCAAAAGTAAAAGGAGATATTTTCTATGTCATTAAGGACGCGGCAGGAGCTTATTATAAAATAAGATTTGTGAGCATTGTTAATGAAAAAGGAGAAAGAGGGCATCCAACATTCATGTACAAAGCCTTATAA
- a CDS encoding heme/hemin ABC transporter substrate-binding protein has product MKKFILAASVLVAVYSCKKEEGAKKENTTEAASEAPKSNHKIVTLNGGITEIVSALGHEKEIVGTDVTSTYPASLKTTAKDLGHVRSMTIEPIMAVGPTLILASDKDINPELLGKIKASGIKTEVFKQEYTVEGTKKLIEDVAKAIGNTDYQKLTAKLDADLKQVQPLTKKPKVLFIYARGNMLMVAGKNTPMAALINLAGGENAVNEFEDFKPLTPEAVVKANPDVLFFFETGLQGAGGNEGALKMPGVSQTNAGKNKKIIAMDGGLVSGFGPRLGEAAVGLNKLLIENAK; this is encoded by the coding sequence ATGAAGAAATTTATCCTTGCAGCTTCTGTTCTTGTAGCAGTGTACTCATGCAAAAAAGAAGAAGGTGCTAAAAAAGAAAATACGACGGAAGCTGCTTCTGAAGCTCCTAAAAGCAACCATAAAATAGTAACTCTAAACGGCGGAATTACAGAAATTGTAAGCGCGTTAGGTCACGAAAAAGAAATTGTAGGAACGGATGTTACCAGTACGTATCCGGCAAGTTTAAAAACTACAGCTAAAGATCTTGGACACGTACGATCCATGACTATTGAGCCAATCATGGCGGTGGGACCTACTTTAATTCTGGCTTCTGATAAAGATATCAACCCTGAACTGTTAGGGAAGATTAAAGCATCGGGAATTAAAACCGAAGTTTTTAAACAGGAATATACGGTTGAAGGAACTAAAAAACTCATTGAAGATGTAGCAAAAGCCATCGGAAATACTGATTACCAAAAATTAACAGCTAAACTTGATGCAGATCTGAAGCAGGTTCAGCCATTGACTAAAAAACCAAAAGTATTATTCATTTATGCAAGAGGGAATATGTTGATGGTAGCAGGTAAAAATACTCCAATGGCCGCTTTAATTAATCTTGCAGGAGGTGAAAATGCGGTGAATGAATTTGAAGATTTCAAACCTTTAACTCCTGAAGCCGTTGTAAAAGCAAATCCTGATGTACTGTTTTTCTTTGAAACAGGATTGCAGGGAGCCGGCGGAAATGAAGGAGCACTTAAGATGCCTGGCGTTTCCCAGACTAATGCAGGTAAAAATAAGAAAATCATCGCAATGGATGGAGGGTTAGTTTCAGGTTTCGGACCAAGACT